A genome region from Crossiella equi includes the following:
- a CDS encoding MFS transporter, with product MSWAESLRPFREHNFRMHYAASLVSWLGDGLMAVALTFAVLDAGGSATDVGLVLAAKSVGLLVTLAFGGVIGDRLPRRAVMVAADLARVAGQGAVAVSVLTGHIALWQFVAAQLVHGAATALFNPASSGMVPQVVPAELYQQANALRGMSNSTAILAGPALGGILVAAVGSGWALVVDAATFAVSALFLCAIKAPPSTPKPRNGLWRDLSEGWTEFRSRPWLWLLVLYASLSNMLFAAFLVLGPTLAHGEDGGPQSWGLVLSAFGLGSILGGVVALRAHPHRPLFFAVLASGAFALPPLGLAAGVPHPVLLALALVGGVGLAVFNIAWKTTVQHQVPSSALSRVSAYEGIALNACQPIGQATAGPAAALLGVLPLLWLAGAVQVVTIVGMALAPSIRAVTAPAPEEVSPAARSR from the coding sequence GTGAGCTGGGCCGAGTCGCTGCGGCCGTTCCGCGAGCACAACTTCCGCATGCACTACGCCGCCAGCCTGGTCTCCTGGCTGGGCGACGGCCTGATGGCGGTGGCGCTGACCTTCGCGGTGCTGGACGCGGGCGGCTCGGCCACCGACGTCGGCCTGGTGCTGGCGGCGAAGTCGGTCGGCCTGCTGGTGACGCTGGCCTTCGGCGGGGTCATCGGCGACCGGCTGCCGCGCCGCGCGGTGATGGTGGCCGCCGACCTGGCCCGGGTCGCCGGACAGGGCGCGGTCGCGGTGTCCGTGCTCACCGGGCACATCGCGCTGTGGCAGTTCGTGGCCGCCCAGCTCGTGCACGGCGCGGCCACCGCCCTGTTCAACCCGGCCTCCTCCGGCATGGTCCCGCAGGTGGTGCCCGCCGAGCTGTACCAGCAGGCCAACGCCTTGCGCGGCATGAGCAACTCCACCGCCATCCTCGCGGGCCCGGCCCTGGGCGGGATCCTGGTGGCCGCGGTCGGCTCTGGTTGGGCCCTGGTGGTGGACGCGGCCACCTTCGCGGTCAGCGCCCTGTTCCTGTGCGCGATCAAGGCCCCGCCGAGCACGCCGAAACCCCGCAACGGCCTCTGGCGAGACCTGTCGGAGGGCTGGACGGAGTTCCGCTCCCGCCCGTGGCTGTGGCTGCTGGTGCTCTACGCCTCGCTGTCCAACATGCTCTTCGCCGCCTTCCTGGTCCTGGGCCCCACCCTGGCCCACGGCGAGGACGGCGGCCCCCAGTCCTGGGGCCTGGTGCTGTCCGCCTTCGGCCTCGGCTCCATCCTGGGCGGGGTGGTGGCCCTGCGTGCCCACCCCCACCGCCCCCTGTTCTTCGCGGTCCTGGCCTCCGGCGCCTTCGCCCTGCCGCCGCTGGGGCTGGCCGCGGGTGTGCCGCACCCGGTGCTGCTGGCCCTGGCGCTGGTGGGCGGTGTCGGCCTGGCGGTGTTCAACATCGCCTGGAAGACCACCGTGCAGCACCAGGTGCCCAGCTCCGCCCTGTCCCGGGTCAGCGCCTACGAGGGCATCGCCCTCAACGCCTGCCAGCCCATCGGCCAGGCCACCGCGGGCCCGGCCGCCGCCCTGCTGGGCGTCCTGCCGCTGCTCTGGCTGGCCGGGGCGGTGCAGGTGGTGACCATCGTGGGGATGGCCCTGGCCCCGAGCATCCGCGCGGTCACCGCCCCGGCGCCGGAGGAGGTCAGTCCAGCAGCTCGAAGTCGGTGA
- a CDS encoding aminotransferase class I/II-fold pyridoxal phosphate-dependent enzyme — protein sequence MTRALPANGAGFADARCVRYYQEIRAGVPATAGQIGYGVNRRAVPPVLVRQLTRLHTWLLGDRVTDYSRAGDAAVAALLAELAGQYLGVPLAPEHVVECHGTTEAISVVLHHAAARGLRPVVPVPNYYAFDHSASRAGTPPPAHHRVDGALDPLAPAPAAGGDLLVDVAPNGVLGTWFSTPAVRPGLRLVDHVFALPSFQSQAAVRAELGARCGDLRESVVCLSPSKDLSVPGLRCGLVVTKDQGLLDFAAADRFERGYAVHGSVGPVVATHLAVLLLTAAVPARVPSVHAGLAARFAEAGIPFLTLAEAEEVRHWVARTREAFLDVLAAYDQRGFLLPVAGAEEPVAGYSTFRWLAADFASPESFTAWVNSVGRHGLKLNPNGLFGGDEGVWSRLYPDRYGIRLNLSVDPDELRADLDLLAELLPRKW from the coding sequence GTGACCCGCGCGCTCCCGGCCAACGGCGCGGGCTTCGCCGACGCGCGCTGCGTGCGCTACTACCAGGAGATCCGGGCCGGGGTGCCGGCCACGGCCGGGCAGATCGGCTACGGCGTCAACCGCCGCGCGGTGCCGCCGGTGCTGGTGCGGCAGCTGACCAGGCTGCACACCTGGCTGCTCGGCGACCGGGTCACCGACTACAGCCGGGCCGGGGACGCGGCCGTGGCGGCACTGCTGGCCGAGCTCGCCGGGCAGTACCTCGGCGTGCCGCTGGCACCGGAGCACGTGGTGGAGTGCCACGGCACCACCGAGGCGATCAGCGTGGTGCTGCACCACGCCGCCGCCCGCGGCCTGCGCCCGGTGGTACCGGTGCCCAACTACTACGCCTTCGACCACTCCGCCTCCCGCGCGGGCACCCCGCCGCCTGCCCACCACCGCGTGGACGGTGCCCTGGACCCGCTCGCCCCGGCCCCGGCGGCGGGCGGGGACCTGCTGGTGGACGTGGCGCCCAACGGGGTGCTCGGCACCTGGTTCAGCACCCCCGCGGTGCGGCCGGGCCTGCGCCTGGTCGACCACGTGTTCGCGCTGCCCTCCTTCCAGTCGCAGGCCGCCGTGCGCGCCGAGCTGGGCGCCCGCTGCGGCGACCTGCGCGAGTCGGTGGTGTGCCTGAGCCCGTCCAAGGACCTGTCCGTGCCGGGCCTGCGCTGCGGCCTGGTGGTCACCAAGGACCAGGGGCTGTTGGACTTCGCCGCCGCCGACCGGTTCGAGCGCGGCTACGCGGTGCACGGCTCGGTGGGCCCGGTGGTGGCCACCCACCTGGCGGTGCTGCTGCTCACCGCGGCCGTCCCGGCCCGGGTGCCCTCGGTGCACGCCGGACTGGCCGCCCGCTTCGCCGAGGCCGGCATCCCGTTCCTGACCCTGGCCGAGGCCGAGGAGGTCCGGCACTGGGTGGCGCGCACCCGCGAGGCGTTCCTGGACGTGCTGGCCGCCTACGACCAGCGGGGTTTCCTGCTGCCGGTGGCCGGTGCCGAGGAACCGGTGGCCGGGTACTCGACCTTCCGCTGGCTGGCCGCCGACTTCGCCTCACCCGAGTCCTTCACCGCCTGGGTGAACTCGGTGGGCAGGCACGGCCTCAAGCTCAACCCCAACGGCCTGTTCGGCGGTGACGAGGGCGTCTGGTCGCGGCTGTACCCCGACCGCTACGGCATCCGCCTGAACCTGTCCGTGGACCCGGACGAGCTGCGCGCCGACCTGGACCTGCTCGCCGAACTGCTGCCCAGGAAGTGGTGA
- a CDS encoding lantibiotic dehydratase, which produces MADRRVPLTGTWSLWPVAALRSAGFPADLVLRASGERAGTFAEHEHAARALHEVAADDRLREALLWQNPKLVETVLLGYDAEAELRRKPADARYRRTVLLRYLQRYATKNDTVGFFGPVGWARLDPGQAAALTQKGVGAEVHRRSCFEPWAVEALAAAWETELRPHLRPVLSPAVRLDGATAVRPHRDPLPLSAAEAALARRCDGSTSAAELGADSPGVAAALDRLVAEDVLRWGLHVPFGQHMDAGLADLLATLPPSPARDRCQAELARLRRLRTEVDAAAGDVPRLRTALHALAEAFEQATRVSATVAKQDRPDSRGLLVADSLADWDVVLGGTALTALAEPLALVLDVCRWVTWRLAEGIGAKAVELVREHGGQVRFDRLLDLIRPETTGKPGCHFEQVIEELRAKVDRLIPLPEVRRLNLSATELRADWAREFAAPAPGWPSARMHNPDLMLACADPGGDFQWVLGEVHVAINPLDFPLFAGNQADPGTVERLLADTVTGPRHLPAFSRRWGRLTPRTYPARGTALPGDIRWTAASDDLLAPGDPRFRAVDLTVVEEDGTAVVCGPPGWPRAPFTHVIGEFLTLLAIGGFSPFRPRAHEPRVTVGKLVLHRETWRLPVADLLAGLPKRARPAALVDRLTRTGVPRFSFVRVPGEPKPVFCDLRGEPLVQYLARLLDGAADSGAAAVFTEMLPGFDDLWLTDATGGRRTAEFRFLAVDESEAAR; this is translated from the coding sequence ATGGCTGACCGCCGAGTACCCCTGACCGGGACCTGGTCGCTGTGGCCGGTGGCCGCGCTGCGCTCCGCCGGGTTCCCCGCCGACCTCGTGCTGCGTGCCTCCGGTGAGCGGGCGGGCACCTTCGCCGAGCACGAGCACGCCGCCCGCGCCCTGCACGAGGTGGCCGCCGACGACCGGCTGCGCGAGGCCCTGCTGTGGCAGAACCCGAAGCTGGTGGAGACCGTCCTGCTCGGCTATGACGCCGAGGCCGAGCTGCGCCGCAAACCGGCCGACGCCCGCTACCGCCGCACCGTGCTGCTGCGCTACCTCCAGCGCTACGCCACCAAGAACGACACCGTGGGCTTCTTCGGCCCGGTCGGCTGGGCCCGGCTGGACCCCGGGCAGGCGGCCGCGCTCACCCAGAAGGGCGTGGGCGCCGAGGTGCACCGGCGGTCCTGCTTCGAGCCGTGGGCGGTGGAGGCCCTGGCCGCGGCCTGGGAGACCGAGCTGCGCCCGCACCTGCGGCCGGTGCTGTCCCCGGCGGTCCGGCTGGATGGTGCGACCGCCGTGCGCCCGCACCGCGACCCGCTGCCGCTCTCCGCCGCCGAGGCGGCGCTGGCCCGCCGCTGCGACGGCAGCACCAGCGCGGCCGAGCTGGGCGCGGACTCGCCCGGGGTGGCGGCGGCACTGGACCGGCTGGTCGCCGAGGACGTGCTGCGCTGGGGCCTGCACGTGCCGTTCGGCCAGCACATGGACGCCGGGCTGGCCGACCTGCTCGCCACGCTGCCCCCGAGCCCGGCCCGCGACCGCTGCCAGGCCGAGCTCGCCCGGCTGCGACGGCTGCGCACCGAGGTCGACGCCGCCGCCGGGGACGTGCCCCGGCTGCGCACCGCGCTGCACGCCTTGGCCGAGGCCTTCGAGCAGGCCACCCGCGTGTCGGCGACCGTGGCCAAACAGGACCGCCCGGACAGCCGCGGCCTGCTCGTGGCGGACTCCCTCGCCGACTGGGACGTCGTGCTCGGCGGCACCGCGCTCACCGCCCTGGCCGAGCCGCTGGCCCTGGTGCTGGACGTGTGCCGCTGGGTCACCTGGCGCCTGGCCGAGGGCATCGGCGCCAAGGCCGTCGAGCTGGTTCGCGAGCACGGGGGACAGGTCCGCTTCGACCGCCTGCTCGACCTCATCCGCCCGGAGACCACCGGCAAGCCCGGCTGCCACTTCGAGCAGGTCATCGAGGAGCTGCGCGCCAAGGTCGACCGCCTCATCCCGCTGCCCGAGGTTCGCCGCCTCAACCTCTCGGCGACCGAGCTGCGCGCGGACTGGGCCCGCGAGTTCGCCGCCCCGGCCCCCGGCTGGCCCAGCGCCCGCATGCACAACCCGGACCTCATGCTGGCCTGCGCCGACCCCGGCGGGGACTTCCAGTGGGTGCTGGGCGAGGTGCACGTGGCCATCAACCCGCTGGACTTCCCGCTCTTCGCCGGGAACCAGGCCGATCCCGGCACGGTCGAACGCCTGCTGGCCGACACCGTCACCGGACCACGCCACCTGCCCGCCTTCTCCCGCCGGTGGGGCCGCCTGACCCCGCGCACCTACCCGGCCCGCGGTACCGCGCTGCCCGGGGACATCCGCTGGACCGCCGCCTCCGACGACCTGCTCGCCCCCGGCGACCCCCGCTTCCGCGCGGTCGACCTGACCGTGGTGGAGGAGGACGGCACGGCCGTGGTGTGCGGCCCGCCCGGCTGGCCGCGGGCCCCGTTCACCCACGTCATCGGCGAGTTCCTGACCCTGCTCGCCATCGGCGGCTTCAGTCCGTTCCGGCCCCGCGCGCACGAGCCCAGGGTCACCGTGGGCAAGCTCGTGCTGCACCGGGAGACCTGGCGGCTGCCGGTGGCCGACCTGTTGGCCGGACTGCCCAAGCGCGCCCGGCCCGCCGCGCTGGTCGACCGCCTCACCCGGACCGGCGTGCCCAGGTTCAGCTTCGTCAGGGTGCCCGGCGAGCCGAAGCCGGTGTTCTGCGACCTGCGCGGTGAACCCCTGGTGCAGTACCTGGCCCGCCTGCTGGACGGGGCGGCCGACTCCGGGGCGGCGGCGGTGTTCACCGAGATGCTGCCCGGGTTCGACGACCTGTGGCTCACCGACGCCACCGGAGGCCGCCGGACCGCCGAGTTCCGCTTCCTGGCCGTCGACGAGTCGGAGGCGGCGCGGTGA
- a CDS encoding condensation domain-containing protein, with translation MPEQPTSLQQESRLRNLPRYGPAAPTTVCWRVRGALDPVALERALHDALARHDALRTYFPGLHPTRCTVLDPDRLGRVLHVLPGTGADPVAQVRAALTPVFDLTTGPLVRAVLLPEAPGSWLFGIAADHAVWDMLSLPTFTRDLAACYAGTADGLPAPVSYADLAARQRERFEGEWGRRCERFWFERFDRVGGYPAECPLPARGTAPSGHSDTVLTRALDGAALTGLCRAHRSSPFGVLAALVLDTALRRTGARAAGLVTDVHGRVLPGSAAAVGLFAHGAPVTLAREPGATLGESVAAVRADVLDTLDHAVPLRGLTESWRARTGNAPASTSLYFSADEDRRIGGLVLPGADVAHVPLYEGGVAQPGRAGTMLALHAATEGPAPVLEAQFAPEVFAAPDVADLLDTVVAALASARQPISVERESR, from the coding sequence GTGCCCGAGCAGCCCACGTCGCTGCAACAGGAGTCCCGCCTGCGCAACCTGCCGCGCTACGGCCCGGCCGCCCCGACCACGGTGTGCTGGCGCGTGCGCGGCGCGCTCGACCCGGTGGCGCTGGAACGCGCGCTGCACGACGCGCTGGCCCGCCACGACGCGCTCCGCACGTACTTCCCCGGCCTGCACCCCACCCGCTGCACCGTGCTCGACCCCGACCGGCTCGGCCGGGTGCTGCACGTGCTGCCCGGGACCGGCGCGGACCCGGTGGCCCAGGTGCGGGCGGCGCTGACCCCGGTGTTCGACCTGACCACCGGACCGCTGGTGCGCGCCGTGCTGCTGCCCGAGGCCCCGGGCTCCTGGCTGTTCGGCATCGCCGCCGACCACGCGGTGTGGGACATGCTGTCCCTGCCGACCTTCACCCGTGACCTGGCCGCCTGCTACGCGGGCACCGCCGACGGGCTGCCCGCCCCGGTCAGCTACGCGGACCTGGCCGCCCGCCAGCGCGAACGCTTCGAGGGCGAGTGGGGCAGGCGCTGCGAGCGGTTCTGGTTCGAGCGCTTCGACCGGGTCGGCGGCTACCCGGCGGAGTGCCCGCTGCCCGCCCGGGGCACCGCGCCCTCCGGGCACTCCGACACGGTGCTCACCCGGGCCCTGGACGGGGCCGCGCTCACCGGGCTGTGCCGGGCGCACCGGTCCTCCCCGTTCGGCGTGCTGGCCGCGCTCGTGCTGGACACCGCGCTGCGCCGGACCGGCGCGCGGGCCGCCGGGCTGGTCACCGACGTGCACGGCCGCGTGCTGCCCGGCTCGGCGGCCGCGGTCGGGCTGTTCGCCCACGGCGCCCCGGTGACCCTGGCCCGCGAACCCGGCGCCACCCTCGGCGAGAGCGTGGCCGCGGTGCGCGCCGACGTGCTGGACACCCTCGACCACGCGGTACCGCTGCGCGGCCTCACCGAGAGCTGGCGCGCCCGCACCGGGAACGCCCCCGCCAGCACCTCGCTGTACTTCTCCGCCGATGAGGACCGCCGCATCGGCGGCCTGGTCCTGCCCGGCGCGGACGTCGCGCACGTGCCCCTGTACGAGGGCGGCGTGGCCCAGCCCGGCCGCGCGGGCACGATGCTGGCGCTGCACGCGGCCACCGAGGGCCCGGCGCCGGTGCTGGAGGCCCAGTTCGCCCCCGAGGTCTTCGCCGCGCCGGACGTGGCGGACCTGCTCGACACCGTCGTGGCCGCGCTGGCCTCGGCCCGTCAACCCATCAGTGTGGAAAGGGAGTCCCGGTGA
- a CDS encoding amino acid adenylation domain-containing protein, translated as MAELRGPRAAHPRDTPVDELFRQVARAHPDRVVLRADTGAHTYRELAEGSAHVAAALAGAGVRPGELVAVAVREPWHLLLAVLGVLRAGAAYLPLDRANPPARTALLLADAQARLTLVDGPDPALTGPVLDLTSLPGAPAPVLTGRGGEDLAYVMYTSGSTGQPKGVAVPHRAIARLLMGTDYVRLSGADVIALGANPAFDASTFELWGALLHGATLVAVDRETLLTPFELREFLATNRITTLFLTPALFHLHAHVDPGVFGGLRWLVVGGDALDPVAAAEVLRTAPPTALVNGYGPTECTTFAVAHRVTEADCAGRIPIGRPITGTDAQVLDESGHPAEEGELYLAGDGLALGYLGREQLTAERFPVLDGVRHYRTGDRVRVRPDGLLDFLGRFDDQIKVRGFRVEPGEVEAAVRAVPGIRAAAVLAVAGELVAFVVGEREPGARVGAHLTRTLPHYLVPAAVHELPELPLTANGKVDRAALREGVARV; from the coding sequence GTGGCTGAGCTGCGCGGCCCGCGCGCCGCCCACCCCCGGGACACCCCGGTCGACGAGCTGTTCCGGCAGGTCGCGCGGGCCCACCCGGACCGCGTGGTGCTGCGTGCCGACACCGGTGCGCACACCTACCGCGAACTGGCCGAGGGCTCCGCCCACGTGGCCGCCGCCCTGGCCGGTGCCGGGGTGCGACCGGGCGAGCTGGTCGCGGTCGCGGTGCGCGAACCGTGGCACCTGCTGCTGGCCGTGCTGGGCGTGCTCCGCGCGGGCGCGGCCTACCTGCCCCTGGACCGCGCGAACCCGCCTGCCCGGACCGCGCTCCTGCTCGCCGACGCGCAGGCCCGGCTGACCCTGGTGGACGGGCCCGACCCCGCGCTGACCGGCCCGGTCCTGGACCTCACCTCGCTGCCCGGGGCCCCGGCCCCGGTGCTGACCGGGCGCGGCGGCGAGGACCTGGCCTACGTCATGTACACCTCGGGCTCCACCGGCCAGCCCAAGGGCGTCGCGGTCCCGCACCGCGCCATCGCCCGCCTGCTCATGGGCACCGACTACGTGCGCCTGTCCGGCGCGGACGTCATCGCCCTGGGCGCCAACCCCGCCTTCGACGCCTCGACCTTCGAGCTGTGGGGTGCGCTGCTGCACGGCGCCACGCTGGTCGCGGTGGACAGGGAGACCCTGCTGACCCCGTTCGAGCTGCGGGAGTTCCTGGCCACCAACAGGATCACCACCCTTTTTCTCACCCCGGCGCTCTTCCACCTGCACGCCCACGTCGACCCCGGGGTGTTCGGCGGGCTGCGCTGGCTGGTCGTGGGCGGGGACGCCCTGGACCCGGTGGCCGCCGCCGAGGTGCTGCGCACCGCCCCGCCGACCGCGCTGGTCAACGGCTACGGCCCCACCGAGTGCACCACGTTCGCGGTGGCGCACCGGGTCACCGAGGCCGACTGCGCGGGCCGGATCCCGATCGGCCGCCCGATCACCGGTACCGACGCCCAGGTGCTGGACGAGTCCGGGCACCCGGCGGAGGAAGGCGAGCTGTACCTGGCCGGGGACGGCCTGGCCCTGGGCTACCTCGGCCGCGAGCAGCTGACCGCCGAGCGCTTCCCGGTGCTGGACGGGGTCCGCCACTACCGCACCGGCGACCGCGTGCGCGTGCGGCCGGACGGCCTGCTGGACTTCCTCGGCCGCTTCGACGACCAGATCAAGGTGCGCGGCTTCCGGGTCGAACCCGGTGAGGTCGAGGCCGCCGTGCGCGCGGTGCCCGGCATCCGCGCGGCCGCTGTGCTGGCCGTGGCCGGGGAGCTGGTCGCCTTCGTCGTCGGCGAGCGGGAGCCCGGCGCACGGGTGGGCGCGCACCTGACCCGCACGCTGCCGCACTACCTGGTGCCCGCCGCCGTGCACGAACTGCCCGAGCTGCCGCTGACCGCCAACGGCAAGGTCGACCGCGCCGCGCTGCGCGAAGGAGTGGCCCGTGTCTGA
- a CDS encoding thymidine phosphorylase codes for MTAVEVGGRTRAAGAVLAAIAAKRDGAELTAEQITSVVADYTAGHVPDYQMSAWLMAVACRGMTMAETVALTRAYVDSGEVVDLSAATRPVVDKHSSGGVGDKVSLFVAPVVAALGVDVLKMSGRGLDFAGGTLDKLESIPGMRVDLAEREMHEVLARTGMVITGQTARLVPADGATYALRDVTGSVHSLPLIAASIMSKKIAGGARGVVLDVKTGPGGLVGDLASARELARTMVEIGAAFGLRATAVLSDMSQPLGRAVGNALEVAEAVAALRGAEVPGFTDLAVHIAACMLRLADPALSEPQALHKVRGAVADGSAHGVFRAWLAAQGGDPRVADDPDLLPAAPHRTTVTAAEGGWVTDVDARALGRLSLTLGAGRLVHGQDIDHAVGLVVHRRVGDRVERGEPLVEIHARQPDPATGEAARAAFTLTERPCPARPVVLEVLGG; via the coding sequence GTGACCGCAGTCGAGGTCGGAGGCCGTACCCGCGCGGCCGGAGCGGTGCTGGCGGCGATCGCGGCCAAGCGCGACGGCGCGGAGCTGACCGCCGAGCAGATCACGTCGGTGGTCGCCGACTACACCGCCGGGCACGTCCCCGACTACCAGATGTCGGCCTGGCTGATGGCCGTGGCCTGCCGGGGCATGACCATGGCCGAGACGGTCGCCCTCACCCGCGCCTACGTGGACAGCGGCGAGGTGGTCGACCTGTCCGCCGCGACCAGGCCGGTGGTGGACAAGCACAGCAGCGGCGGGGTCGGCGACAAGGTCAGCCTGTTCGTCGCCCCCGTGGTCGCCGCGCTCGGGGTGGACGTGCTCAAGATGAGCGGCCGCGGCCTGGACTTCGCCGGGGGCACCCTGGACAAGCTGGAGTCCATCCCGGGCATGCGCGTGGACCTGGCCGAACGCGAGATGCACGAGGTGCTCGCGCGCACCGGCATGGTCATCACCGGCCAGACCGCGCGCCTGGTCCCCGCCGACGGAGCCACCTACGCGCTGCGCGATGTCACCGGCAGCGTGCACAGCCTGCCGCTGATCGCGGCCAGCATCATGAGCAAGAAGATCGCCGGTGGCGCGCGGGGCGTGGTGCTGGACGTCAAGACCGGGCCCGGCGGCCTGGTCGGCGACCTGGCCAGCGCCCGTGAGCTGGCCAGGACCATGGTCGAGATCGGCGCCGCCTTCGGCCTGCGCGCCACGGCCGTGCTCAGCGACATGTCGCAGCCGCTGGGCCGCGCGGTGGGCAACGCGCTGGAGGTCGCCGAGGCGGTCGCCGCGCTGCGCGGGGCCGAGGTGCCCGGCTTCACCGACCTGGCGGTGCACATCGCCGCGTGCATGCTCCGCCTGGCCGACCCCGCGCTGTCCGAGCCGCAGGCCCTGCACAAGGTGCGCGGGGCGGTCGCCGACGGGTCCGCGCACGGGGTCTTCCGCGCCTGGCTGGCCGCCCAGGGCGGGGACCCCCGGGTGGCCGACGACCCGGACCTGCTGCCCGCCGCACCCCACCGCACCACGGTCACCGCGGCCGAGGGCGGCTGGGTCACCGACGTCGACGCCCGCGCGCTGGGCAGGCTGTCGCTGACCCTGGGCGCGGGCCGCCTGGTGCACGGCCAGGACATCGACCACGCGGTCGGCCTGGTGGTGCACCGCCGCGTCGGCGACCGGGTGGAACGCGGCGAACCCCTCGTCGAGATCCACGCCCGCCAGCCCGACCCGGCCACCGGGGAGGCCGCCCGCGCCGCGTTCACCCTCACTGAGCGGCCGTGCCCGGCCCGCCCGGTGGTGCTGGAGGTACTCGGTGGCTGA
- a CDS encoding AAA family ATPase, giving the protein MSELPEVLWLNGTFGVGKSTTARALLQALPDARPFDPEQVGYMLEHAMVREPVPDFQEWPLWRRLVVLNLVELLRHTGDRLVVPMTVLREDFATEIFTGLAEHGVRVRHVLLHCGRDVLRARITAAEEHPGDPAASEETRRWRMSKVDDYQRALPWLRASAHVVDTTTAPTDEVVRAVLATLTRADSGARHG; this is encoded by the coding sequence GTGTCTGAACTGCCCGAAGTCCTGTGGCTCAACGGCACCTTCGGGGTGGGCAAGTCCACTACGGCCCGTGCCCTGCTCCAGGCGCTGCCGGATGCCCGGCCGTTCGACCCCGAGCAGGTCGGCTACATGCTGGAGCACGCCATGGTGCGCGAGCCGGTGCCCGACTTCCAGGAGTGGCCGCTGTGGCGCAGGCTCGTCGTGCTCAACCTGGTCGAGCTGCTCCGGCACACCGGTGACCGCCTGGTGGTGCCGATGACCGTGCTGCGCGAGGACTTCGCCACCGAGATCTTCACCGGCCTGGCCGAGCACGGGGTGCGGGTGCGGCACGTGCTGCTGCACTGCGGGCGGGACGTGCTGCGCGCCCGCATCACCGCCGCCGAGGAACACCCCGGCGACCCCGCCGCCAGCGAGGAGACCCGCCGCTGGCGCATGTCCAAAGTGGACGACTACCAGCGCGCCCTGCCCTGGCTGCGCGCGAGCGCGCACGTCGTGGACACCACCACCGCCCCTACCGACGAGGTGGTGCGCGCGGTGCTGGCCACCCTCACCCGAGCCGACTCCGGAGCCCGGCATGGCTGA